The Triticum aestivum cultivar Chinese Spring chromosome 3A, IWGSC CS RefSeq v2.1, whole genome shotgun sequence genome includes a region encoding these proteins:
- the LOC123059580 gene encoding rho GTPase-activating protein 2, whose protein sequence is MDIGGGSGGGGEEEERDRAAGAGSSQPQRMKIGWPTDVRHVAHVTFDRFHGFRGVPAELQPEPALAKAPSASKTAFGVSTESMQCAHDARGNSVPTILLLLQRRLYEQGGLKTEGIFRVAADGAQEQRVRDQLDLAASVPEDADVHCLAGLIKAWFRELPGGLLDALPEEEVARCATEDAAARLIGKLPAAKAALLDWAVQLMADVASEEARNRMGTRNVAMVFAPNMTEEVDPLTALKYAVQVMNFLNLLIERALRQRQQDQKKKQPK, encoded by the exons ATGGAcatcggcggcggcagcggcggcggtggcgaggaggaggagcgggaccGGGCCGCCGGCGCCGGCAGCAGCCAGCCGCAGCGGATGAAGATCGGCTGGCCCACCGACGTGCGCCACGTCGCGCACGTCACCTTCGACCGCTTCCACGGCTTCCGCGGCGTCCCCGCCGAGCTCcagcccgagcccgccctcgccaaGGCCCCCAGCGCCAG CAAGACGGCGTTCGGCGTGTCGACGGAGTCGATGCAGTGCGCGCACGACGCGCGGGGGAACAGCGTGCCCACCATCCTGCTCCTCCTGCAGCGCCGCCTGTACGAGCAGGGCGGGCTCAAGACGGAGGGCATCTTCCGCGTGGCCGCCGACGGCGCGCAGGAGCAGCGCGTCCGGGACCAGCTCGACCTCGCCGCCTCCGTGCCGGAGGACGCCGACGTGCACTGCCTCGCGGGGCTCATCAAGGCCTGGTTCAGGGAGCTGCCGGGCGGCCTGCTGGACGCgctgccggaggaggaggtggcgcgcTGCGCCACGGAGGACGCGGCGGCCAGGTTGATCGGTAAGCTGCCGGCGGCCAAGGCGGCGTTGCTCGACTGGGCGGTGCAGctcatggcggacgtggcgagcgaggAGGCGCGGAACCGGATGGGCACGCGCAACGTCGCCATGGTCTTCGCGCCCAACATGACGGAG GAGGTGGATCCTCTGACGGCGCTCAAGTACGCGGTGCAGGTGATGAACTTCCTGAACCTGCTCATCGAGCGGGCGCTCCGACAAAGGCAGCAAGACCAGAAGAAGAAGCAACCTAAATAG